From a region of the Corallococcus macrosporus genome:
- a CDS encoding M50 family metallopeptidase, which yields MRTASGATLDFGRLALLLVLMGASWYFWYSPVLWPVKVLVVMMHETGHALATLLVGGSVDRVHLQVNEGGSCFSRLPPGVFNRILVSSAGYLGSAVAGAGLMLATFRFRLGRAVMGAASVWLAVMGFFYAGDLFTLAFCLGMALAMGLGARFLPTGLVDALNLFLAAFTALYVIFDLRDDLWNSAVRAQSDAAILASETWVPSIVWAALWTLLSLALLGVSAYWALHAKPAGGVKMPPMARARRV from the coding sequence ATGCGGACCGCGAGCGGGGCGACACTGGATTTCGGAAGGCTGGCGCTGCTCCTCGTCCTGATGGGGGCGTCCTGGTACTTCTGGTACTCGCCGGTGCTGTGGCCGGTGAAGGTGTTGGTGGTGATGATGCATGAGACGGGGCATGCGCTCGCCACGCTGCTCGTGGGGGGCTCCGTGGACCGGGTCCACCTCCAGGTGAACGAAGGGGGCAGTTGCTTCTCCCGCCTGCCGCCCGGCGTCTTCAACCGCATCCTCGTGTCGTCCGCGGGCTACCTGGGCAGCGCGGTGGCGGGCGCGGGGCTGATGCTGGCCACGTTCCGCTTCCGGCTGGGCCGCGCGGTGATGGGCGCGGCGTCCGTGTGGCTGGCGGTGATGGGCTTCTTCTACGCGGGGGACCTCTTCACCCTGGCCTTCTGCCTGGGCATGGCGCTGGCCATGGGGCTGGGGGCGCGCTTCCTGCCCACGGGGCTGGTGGACGCGCTCAACCTGTTCCTCGCGGCCTTCACGGCGCTCTACGTCATCTTCGACCTGCGGGACGACCTGTGGAACAGCGCCGTGCGCGCGCAGAGCGACGCGGCCATCCTCGCCAGCGAGACGTGGGTGCCGTCCATCGTCTGGGCGGCCCTGTGGACGCTGCTGTCGCTGGCCCTGCTGGGCGTGTCCGCCTACTGGGCCCTGCACGCGAAGCCGGCGGGTGGCGTGAAGATGCCGCCCATGGCCCGCGCGCGGCGGGTGTGA
- a CDS encoding S46 family peptidase, translated as MKKTLLLLSLVAAPAFAGEGKWTPQQVLELSPAWLKAQGLQLPPNKLWDPKRGTGLLAGTVNTGGCSGSFISASGLIITNHHCAFSIIQEHSSPQKDLITDGFLAKSQSEELPGKGSRVQVPRGFKDVTAEVNAAVPQGADDLARYKAIDRKQKELVAECEKRPATRCQVATFDGGVNYTLVDAVELQDVRLVYAPPRAVGEYGGEEDNWMWPRHTGDFAIIRAYTAPDGASAAYSDKNVPYKAEFFFPLSTEGVKPGDFVMVLGYPGTTFRTLLADEMAERQARYYPRIRDVLGEAIRILEAEGEKDPAGKIAVASQLKGLHNVYKNAGGQLAGLKRGHIVEKQRDAEAGTVAWAQKDSAKWGDALKAREALLAEQKEASKTFDREFLLAMAGRLARGPALAATVSRLATERAKPDLERRPEYMDREVPRIKDRLEREQKNLFLAADKALLHAFVKRAQALPQDARITSVDAVFGKTYSEKDVTAKIDSLYAGTKVLNQAERLKMADESVGQLVARRDPLLAFGMELAKEQAALDDTRDRRQGASSRLRPAWRKAVMAQAGKPIAPDANSTLRVSFAKVQGYTPRDGALYLPQTTLTGMLQKHTGEEPFNAPQKVRAAAEAKKFGPWVDPRLKDVPVDFLADADTTGGNSGSPTVNGKGQLVGVNFDRVWENVANDFGYNPDVARNVNVDVRYLLWNLDQVEDADALLRELNIRKGKPVAKEAR; from the coding sequence ATGAAGAAGACGCTCCTTCTCCTCTCGCTCGTGGCTGCCCCGGCCTTCGCCGGGGAAGGGAAGTGGACCCCGCAGCAGGTGCTGGAATTAAGCCCCGCCTGGCTCAAGGCCCAGGGGCTCCAGCTGCCGCCCAACAAGCTGTGGGACCCCAAGCGCGGCACGGGCCTGCTGGCGGGCACGGTGAACACCGGCGGCTGCTCCGGGTCGTTCATCTCCGCCTCCGGCCTCATCATCACCAACCACCACTGCGCCTTCTCCATCATCCAGGAGCACAGCTCCCCGCAGAAGGACCTCATCACCGACGGCTTCCTCGCGAAGAGCCAGTCGGAGGAACTCCCGGGCAAGGGCTCGCGCGTGCAGGTGCCGCGCGGCTTCAAGGACGTGACGGCGGAGGTGAACGCCGCCGTGCCGCAGGGCGCGGACGACCTCGCGCGCTACAAGGCCATCGACCGCAAGCAGAAGGAGCTGGTGGCCGAGTGTGAGAAGCGCCCCGCGACCCGCTGCCAGGTCGCGACGTTCGACGGCGGCGTGAACTACACGCTGGTGGACGCGGTGGAGCTGCAGGACGTGCGCCTGGTCTACGCGCCGCCGCGCGCCGTGGGCGAGTACGGCGGGGAAGAGGACAACTGGATGTGGCCCCGCCACACCGGCGACTTCGCCATCATCCGCGCGTACACCGCGCCGGACGGCGCCTCCGCCGCGTACAGCGACAAGAACGTGCCCTACAAGGCGGAGTTCTTCTTCCCGCTGTCCACCGAGGGCGTGAAGCCCGGCGACTTCGTGATGGTGCTGGGCTACCCGGGCACGACGTTCCGCACGCTGCTGGCGGACGAGATGGCGGAGCGCCAGGCGCGCTACTACCCGCGCATCCGCGACGTGCTGGGCGAGGCCATCCGCATCCTGGAGGCGGAAGGGGAGAAGGACCCGGCCGGGAAGATCGCCGTGGCCTCGCAGCTCAAGGGCCTGCACAACGTCTACAAGAACGCGGGCGGGCAGCTGGCGGGCCTCAAGCGCGGCCACATCGTGGAGAAGCAGCGCGACGCGGAAGCCGGCACCGTCGCGTGGGCGCAGAAGGACAGCGCGAAGTGGGGCGACGCCCTCAAGGCCCGCGAGGCGCTGCTCGCGGAGCAGAAGGAGGCCTCCAAGACTTTCGACCGCGAGTTCCTCCTGGCCATGGCCGGCCGCCTGGCGCGTGGGCCCGCCCTGGCCGCGACGGTGTCCCGGCTGGCCACGGAGCGCGCGAAGCCGGACCTGGAGCGCCGCCCGGAGTACATGGACCGCGAGGTGCCGCGCATCAAGGACCGCCTGGAGCGCGAGCAGAAGAACCTCTTCCTCGCCGCGGACAAGGCGCTCTTGCACGCGTTCGTGAAGCGCGCGCAGGCGCTCCCGCAGGACGCGCGCATCACCTCCGTGGACGCCGTCTTCGGCAAGACGTACTCGGAGAAGGACGTCACCGCGAAGATCGACTCGCTCTACGCGGGCACCAAGGTGCTGAACCAGGCCGAGCGCCTTAAGATGGCGGACGAGTCCGTGGGACAGCTCGTCGCGCGCCGCGACCCGCTGCTCGCGTTCGGCATGGAGCTGGCGAAGGAGCAGGCCGCGCTGGACGACACGCGCGACCGGCGCCAGGGCGCGTCCTCGCGGCTGCGGCCGGCGTGGCGCAAGGCGGTGATGGCGCAGGCGGGCAAGCCCATTGCCCCGGACGCCAACAGCACGCTGCGCGTGTCGTTCGCCAAGGTGCAGGGCTACACGCCGCGCGACGGCGCGCTGTACCTGCCGCAGACGACGCTGACGGGCATGCTCCAGAAGCACACGGGTGAGGAGCCCTTCAACGCGCCCCAGAAGGTGCGCGCCGCCGCGGAGGCGAAGAAGTTCGGGCCGTGGGTGGACCCGCGGCTGAAGGACGTGCCGGTGGACTTCCTGGCGGACGCGGACACCACGGGCGGCAACTCCGGCAGCCCCACGGTGAACGGCAAGGGGCAGCTCGTCGGCGTGAACTTCGACCGCGTGTGGGAGAACGTCGCGAACGACTTCGGCTACAATCCGGACGTGGCCCGGAACGTCAACGTGGACGTGCGCTACCTCCTCTGGAACCTGGATCAGGTCGAGGACGCGGACGCGCTCCTGCGCGAGCTCAACATCCGCAAGGGCAAGCCGGTGGCCAAGGAGGCGCGCTGA
- a CDS encoding RNA polymerase sigma factor gives MGPHAAVLAFPTLDDLYAQHRPRALAIARRIVGDTDDAEDVVQDVFLRLSRQPPGMDGRATWTTWLHRVMVNSSINWLRARRRRERLTHAPQETVSPEAHAMGAQMQRHFHEALEEVNPQQRQVLYLREVRGLGSAEIARLLRIPEGTVKSALHRGRQRALTVMEERGQRP, from the coding sequence ATGGGCCCGCACGCCGCCGTCCTCGCCTTTCCCACCCTGGATGACTTGTACGCCCAGCACCGTCCCCGAGCGCTGGCCATTGCCCGGCGCATCGTGGGGGACACCGACGACGCGGAGGACGTGGTGCAGGACGTCTTCCTGCGCCTGTCGCGACAGCCCCCGGGCATGGACGGGCGGGCGACGTGGACCACCTGGCTGCACCGGGTGATGGTCAACAGCAGCATCAACTGGCTGCGCGCACGCCGCCGCCGGGAGCGGCTGACGCACGCGCCCCAGGAGACCGTGTCGCCGGAGGCCCACGCCATGGGCGCGCAGATGCAGCGCCACTTCCACGAAGCGCTGGAGGAGGTGAACCCCCAGCAGCGGCAGGTGCTCTACCTGCGCGAGGTGCGCGGCCTGGGCTCCGCGGAAATCGCCCGGCTCCTGCGCATCCCCGAGGGCACCGTGAAGAGCGCCCTGCACCGCGGCCGCCAGCGCGCCCTCACCGTGATGGAGGAGCGCGGCCAGCGGCCGTGA
- a CDS encoding APC family permease gives MPRRRAGNGVVDLLLGRPLTNAQAMQEKTGVLTGVALLGLDALSSAAYGPEAALTVLRPLGAAGLWLLFPITVAIVGLLMIVAGSYAQTIAAYPSGGGAYTVAKQNLGRGAGLLAATALMLDYLLNVAVGISAGTGALVSAIPALRPHTLPITLGLLALLTLVNLRGISEAGAVFVVPTWFFITSLGVVLGVGLFKLATGDATPVQAPPPMAVPTASLGAWLIIRAFASGCTAMTGVEAISNAVPIFRDPTIRRARATLGIIVGILVTMLLGIALLCRAYGVGATDPDGANYQTVLSQLIAAVMGRGAFYYVAMAAILCVLALSANTSYAGFPLVCQVLARERYLPPGFAHRGRRLALSRGILTLSALAAVLLIVCKGITDRLIPLFAIGALMAFTLSQAGMVVHWNRHRGEEGWRWRRVLNGAGAVMTALTLCIVGVSKFMHGGWAAFVIVPVGLLLLSRVHAAYTRTRQATELKRPVRVTPGAPLVSVVPVDRWSHASETALRFALELSDDVRAVHICSGDDDEAALDAQWQHFVQGPLLEAGRRPPPLVHVGSPYRALVWPLLDYLDALLAEVPGRTVAIVMPELLEKRWYRAMLYGRRSELLRSALLLSGERRLVVVSVPWYLRTDAHPLPHSAWGDPAHPGNG, from the coding sequence ATGCCCCGGCGCCGGGCGGGCAACGGCGTCGTGGACCTGCTCCTGGGACGTCCGCTCACCAACGCCCAGGCGATGCAGGAGAAGACGGGCGTCCTCACCGGCGTGGCGCTGCTGGGGCTGGACGCGCTGTCCTCCGCCGCGTACGGCCCGGAGGCCGCGCTCACCGTGCTGCGCCCGCTGGGGGCGGCCGGGCTGTGGCTGCTCTTCCCCATCACGGTCGCCATCGTGGGGCTCTTGATGATCGTCGCGGGCTCGTACGCGCAGACCATCGCCGCGTACCCCAGCGGTGGCGGCGCGTACACGGTGGCGAAGCAGAACCTGGGGCGCGGCGCGGGGCTGCTCGCGGCGACGGCGCTGATGCTGGACTACCTGCTCAACGTGGCCGTGGGCATCTCCGCCGGCACCGGCGCGCTGGTGTCCGCCATTCCCGCGCTGCGGCCCCACACGCTGCCCATCACCCTGGGCCTGCTGGCGCTGCTCACCCTGGTGAACCTGCGCGGCATCAGCGAGGCGGGCGCCGTGTTCGTCGTGCCCACCTGGTTCTTCATCACGTCGCTGGGCGTGGTCCTGGGTGTGGGCCTCTTCAAGCTGGCCACCGGGGACGCGACGCCCGTGCAGGCGCCGCCGCCCATGGCGGTCCCCACCGCGTCCCTGGGCGCGTGGTTGATCATCCGCGCCTTCGCCAGCGGGTGCACGGCGATGACGGGCGTGGAGGCCATCAGCAACGCCGTGCCCATCTTCCGCGACCCCACCATCCGCCGCGCGCGAGCCACGCTGGGCATCATCGTCGGCATCCTGGTGACGATGCTGCTGGGCATCGCGCTCCTGTGCCGGGCGTACGGCGTGGGCGCGACGGACCCCGACGGCGCGAACTACCAGACGGTGCTGTCGCAGCTCATCGCGGCGGTGATGGGGCGCGGCGCCTTCTACTACGTGGCCATGGCCGCCATCCTCTGCGTGCTCGCGCTGTCCGCGAACACCAGCTACGCGGGCTTCCCCCTGGTGTGCCAGGTGCTCGCACGTGAGCGCTACCTGCCCCCGGGCTTCGCCCACCGGGGCCGCCGCCTGGCCCTGTCGCGCGGCATCCTCACGCTGTCCGCGCTGGCGGCCGTGCTGCTCATCGTGTGCAAGGGCATCACCGACCGGCTGATTCCCCTGTTCGCCATTGGCGCGCTGATGGCCTTCACGCTGTCGCAGGCGGGCATGGTGGTGCACTGGAACCGGCACCGGGGGGAGGAGGGCTGGCGGTGGCGCCGCGTCCTCAACGGCGCGGGCGCGGTGATGACGGCGCTCACGCTGTGCATCGTGGGCGTGTCCAAGTTCATGCACGGCGGCTGGGCCGCGTTCGTCATCGTGCCCGTGGGCCTGCTGCTGCTGTCGCGCGTCCACGCCGCGTACACGCGCACGCGGCAGGCGACGGAGCTGAAGCGGCCGGTGCGCGTCACACCTGGAGCGCCGCTCGTCTCCGTGGTGCCGGTGGACCGCTGGTCCCACGCGTCGGAGACGGCGCTGCGCTTCGCGCTGGAGTTGAGCGACGACGTGCGCGCGGTGCACATCTGCAGCGGCGACGACGACGAGGCGGCGCTGGACGCGCAGTGGCAGCACTTCGTCCAGGGCCCGCTCCTGGAAGCCGGACGCAGGCCGCCGCCGCTCGTGCACGTGGGCTCGCCGTACCGCGCGCTGGTGTGGCCACTCCTGGACTACCTGGACGCGCTGCTCGCGGAGGTGCCGGGCCGCACCGTGGCCATCGTGATGCCGGAGCTGCTGGAGAAGCGCTGGTACCGGGCCATGCTCTACGGCCGCCGCTCGGAGCTGCTGCGCAGCGCGCTGCTCCTGTCGGGCGAGCGGCGCCTGGTGGTGGTCAGCGTGCCCTGGTACCTGCGCACGGACGCGCACCCGTTGCCGCACTCGGCCTGGGGCGACCCCGCCCACCCGGGGAACGGGTAG